Within the Longimicrobiales bacterium genome, the region ATCCGTCATGGGCGGCAGGCCGAGCGCATCGGCCCGGTCGGCCGTGATCGCGCAGCAGATCAGCCCGCGCCCATGCGTGGCCATGAAATTGATCGTCTCCGGTGAAATCATGGACGCGGCCGCGACGAGGTCCCCCTCGTTCTCGCGGTCCTCGTCGTCCGCCACGATGACGAGTCGTCCCTCACGGATATCCCGGATCGCGTCCTCGACGCGTCCCAGCTTCATTCTCGTATCTCTCCCGGCAATGCCGCGCCCCGCCGGTCGAGCAGGTGCGCAACGAATTTGCCGATCATGTCACCTTCGAGGTTTACCCGGTCGCCTTCCCGCAGGTGCCGCAGGTTGGTGTGCTCCCAGGTGTAGGGTATCAGCGCGACCTGCGCCACGTCGTCCGCAGGCAGCGCATTCACGGTCAGGCTCACGCCGCTGATCGCGATCGAGCCGTGCAGCACGGTGACCGCCGCCACGTCCTGTGGCAGTGCGACGTCCAGCAGCACGTGCTCGCCCTGCCGCTCGATTGCGCGCACCGTTCCGACACCGTCGACGTGCCCCTGCACGAGGTGGCCGCCGAGGCGCTCGCCCAGTGCGAGCGCGCGCTCGAGGTTCACCTCGTCGCCCTGCGCAAGATCGCCGATCGTGGTGCGCGACAGCGTCGTACCGATCGCCGCGACCTCGAAGCCGCTGGCATCGTGACGCGTGACTGTCAGGCACACCCCGTCGACGGCGATCGAATCGCCGTCACGCACGTTTTCCAGCACGCTGCGCGCGGCGATCCGGAGTGCGCGGCCGTTGGCGACCTCCGAGACGCGCTCGATCCTGCCGACTTCCTCGACGATACCCGTGAACACGTCAGCCTTTCAACCGGTCGTAGACCAGCTCCACGTCGTTGCCGTACGCCCGCTCGCGCACCAGTCGCCACTCGTCCGGCAACGGCGCGGCGAGCGGAAACGCCGGAGTGCCCTGCGCGCCCAGGAACCGCGGCGCCACGAACAGGTGCAGCCGGTTCACGAGCCCGCGCGAAAGCAGCTCGGCCGCTACCACGCCGCCTCCCTCGCACAGCAGCGCGTGCACGCCCGCAGCGTGCAGCTCCCCCAGCACAGTACCCACGTCGACGCGACCGTTACGCTCGACGACGCGCCGCACGCGCACCCCTGCGCTTTCGAGCGCGGCTACCGCGTCGTCGGGTGCCCTGCTCGTGCAGAACACCGCCACGGGCGCCTCGTGGGCGGTACGGACCAGCCTGCTCCCGGGGTCGAGCGACGCGCCCGAGTCGATCACCACGCGCAGCGGCGGCGTGCGCGGCTGCGGCGTGCCTCGCGCAGTAAGCAGCGGGTCGTCGGCGCGGGCGGTACCTGCGCCGATGAGGATGGCATCGAATCCCGCGCGCAACGACTGCACGGCCGCGTTCGCCGCGGCGCCGGTGATCGCCGTACGCTCGCCGGCACGGGCGCTCAATCGCCCGTCCAGCGAGATCGCCAGCTTGAGGGCAGTGAACGTGGTGTTCTGTTCGTGGCGGTGGAAGAAAGCAGCGTTCAACGCGCGCGCCGCGTCCTCCTCCACTCCCGTCACCACTTCGATGCCCGCGGCCCGCAGCCGGTCGATGCCGCCGCGTGCAACCGGGTTCGGGTCGAGTGCCGCGACGACCACGCGACCGACACCGGACCGCACCACGGCATCCGTGCACGGCGGCGTCCGCCCATGATGGTTGCACGGCTCCAGCGAGACGTACAGCGTCGCACCGCGTGCCCGCTCGCCCGCGCCGTCGAGCGCCGCAACCTCCGCGTGCGGCCCGCCATACTCGGCGTGCCATCCCTCCGCGATGACTTCACCGCCCTGGACGAGCACCGCACCGACCATGGGGTTGGGTCGCGTGCGGGCCCAGCCGCGCTCCGCGAGCGCGAGGGCTCGCCTCATCCATGCGGCATCGACCGCGGGATCAGAACGTGAGGCGGAGCCCAAGGCTGCCGTACCAGCCGTCCTTCTCGAGGAGATCCGTTGCGCCCGGGCCGCTGAAGCCGTCGGCGCCCTGCTGCCAGCCCACCTCGCCGACCAGGCTGACGATCACGACGGTGAACGCCACGTTGCCGAACGCGGTGAGCCGCTTCGCGCTGTAGTCGTCGTTGCGGATCGAGCGCGTGCCGTCGGTTGCCGGATCATCGGTGACGTAGCGCAGCAGCGCGTTGCTGGAGTACCAGTCGTAGCCGGCGCCGGCAGTCGCCGAGAACAGCAGGAACCGCTTGCCGATCGTCGCCCGCGCGCTCCACGCGCTCAGGTCCTCGAGCGCGAAGTGGCCTTCCGTGTCCACGACCTCGGGATCGCCGAACGAAACGTCGCCCAGGCTCCGGTACATGCCCGTCACGCTGATGCCGGGCACCGTGAACGACTCGCGCAGGATCCCGACCTGCGCGCCGAGCGCCCAGGTCGTGACACCATCCTCGAAGCCGTCGTCGCCCGGAAGCAGCACGCGGCCGAGACTGACCAGCCCGTCGATGGAGCCGAAACCGCCCACTGTCGGAAACAGTGAGAGCCCCTGGTAGATGCCGACCGCACCGTCGACGGCAACGACCGGAACC harbors:
- a CDS encoding riboflavin synthase, encoding MFTGIVEEVGRIERVSEVANGRALRIAARSVLENVRDGDSIAVDGVCLTVTRHDASGFEVAAIGTTLSRTTIGDLAQGDEVNLERALALGERLGGHLVQGHVDGVGTVRAIERQGEHVLLDVALPQDVAAVTVLHGSIAISGVSLTVNALPADDVAQVALIPYTWEHTNLRHLREGDRVNLEGDMIGKFVAHLLDRRGAALPGEIRE
- the ribD gene encoding bifunctional diaminohydroxyphosphoribosylaminopyrimidine deaminase/5-amino-6-(5-phosphoribosylamino)uracil reductase RibD encodes the protein MRRALALAERGWARTRPNPMVGAVLVQGGEVIAEGWHAEYGGPHAEVAALDGAGERARGATLYVSLEPCNHHGRTPPCTDAVVRSGVGRVVVAALDPNPVARGGIDRLRAAGIEVVTGVEEDAARALNAAFFHRHEQNTTFTALKLAISLDGRLSARAGERTAITGAAANAAVQSLRAGFDAILIGAGTARADDPLLTARGTPQPRTPPLRVVIDSGASLDPGSRLVRTAHEAPVAVFCTSRAPDDAVAALESAGVRVRRVVERNGRVDVGTVLGELHAAGVHALLCEGGGVVAAELLSRGLVNRLHLFVAPRFLGAQGTPAFPLAAPLPDEWRLVRERAYGNDVELVYDRLKG